In the Agrococcus sp. Marseille-Q4369 genome, one interval contains:
- a CDS encoding MraY family glycosyltransferase, with translation MIFLLIAAVAAVVTFVASRVVLRLALRHGIHPPVRERDVHSRPTPRLGGAAMCIGVIAALAVASFVPEFAGVFAEPVRVWTLLGGAIAICAIGVLDDLVDLDWMLKLGAQILVATGVALFGVQIVSLPIAGIVVPSATMAISLTVLIIVLVMNAVNFIDGLDGLVAGTTIIGSTAFFGYIWMISQNFAQQNAYFSLASLITSIIVGVCVGFLPVNWHPARMFMGDGGALMLGLLTAASAIAVTGQIDVGTMGGRSQILPAFIPVLLPLAILLLPLTDFALAVIRRVANGNSPFAADRRHLHHRLLDMGHSHLGAVLIFYSWTAVVSIGCLLFLIVQWWVAVGIMVLGFLVCALLTAAPVGRRVWRTFLRVMRERRARRSGLQPTSASIDSQGDSR, from the coding sequence GTGATCTTCCTGCTGATCGCCGCGGTCGCGGCCGTCGTGACGTTCGTCGCGAGCCGTGTCGTGCTCCGTCTCGCGCTCCGCCACGGCATCCACCCGCCGGTGCGCGAGCGCGACGTGCACTCGCGCCCCACGCCGCGGCTCGGCGGCGCGGCGATGTGCATCGGCGTGATCGCCGCACTCGCGGTCGCGTCGTTCGTGCCCGAGTTCGCGGGCGTGTTCGCCGAGCCCGTGCGCGTGTGGACGCTGCTCGGCGGCGCGATCGCCATCTGCGCCATCGGCGTGCTCGACGACCTCGTCGACCTCGACTGGATGCTGAAGCTCGGTGCCCAGATCCTCGTCGCGACGGGCGTCGCGCTCTTCGGCGTGCAGATCGTGAGCCTGCCGATCGCGGGCATCGTCGTGCCGTCGGCGACGATGGCGATCTCGCTCACCGTGCTCATCATCGTGCTCGTCATGAACGCGGTGAACTTCATCGACGGCCTCGACGGGCTCGTGGCGGGCACGACGATCATCGGCTCGACGGCCTTCTTCGGCTACATCTGGATGATCAGCCAGAACTTCGCGCAGCAGAACGCCTACTTCTCGCTCGCGAGCCTCATCACCTCGATCATCGTCGGCGTCTGCGTCGGCTTCCTGCCAGTCAACTGGCACCCTGCGCGGATGTTCATGGGCGACGGCGGCGCGCTCATGCTCGGGCTGCTGACCGCGGCGAGCGCGATCGCCGTCACGGGCCAGATCGACGTCGGCACGATGGGCGGCCGGAGCCAGATCCTGCCCGCCTTCATCCCGGTGCTGCTGCCGCTCGCGATCCTGCTGCTGCCGCTCACCGACTTCGCGCTCGCCGTCATCCGCCGGGTGGCGAACGGCAACAGCCCGTTCGCAGCCGACCGGCGCCACCTGCACCACCGGCTGCTCGACATGGGCCACTCGCACCTCGGCGCAGTGCTCATCTTCTACTCGTGGACCGCCGTCGTCTCGATCGGCTGCCTGCTCTTCCTCATCGTCCAGTGGTGGGTGGCCGTCGGTATCATGGTGCTCGGGTTCCTCGTGTGCGCCCTGCTCACGGCCGCGCCCGTCGGTCGCAGGGTCTGGCGCACGTTCCTGCGGGTGATGCGCGAACGCCGCGCTCGCCGCTCCGGACTCCAGCCGACCAGCGCCAGCATCGACTCCCAGGGGGACTCCCGGTGA
- a CDS encoding L-threonylcarbamoyladenylate synthase, with protein sequence MPALYDCSDPASLLDGIRAARTAIAAGKSIVIPTDTVYGIAADAFSHEAVAGLLAAKGRDRGFPPPVLVADRHMAAALAERVPAELEPLLDAHWPGPLTVILRAQPSLTWDLGDTGGTVAIRVPDHPIAIGLLRETGPLAVSSANLHGMPAPTEAAAAAEMLGDRVALVLDAGTVGGAAAPGEQNGSTILDCSTDGVARIVRQGVLPRATIAAALGDLLASG encoded by the coding sequence GTGCCCGCGCTCTACGACTGCTCCGACCCCGCGTCCCTCCTCGACGGCATCCGCGCGGCTCGCACAGCCATCGCGGCGGGGAAGAGCATCGTCATCCCGACCGACACGGTCTACGGCATCGCGGCCGACGCGTTCTCGCACGAGGCCGTCGCGGGGCTGCTCGCCGCGAAGGGCCGCGACCGCGGCTTCCCGCCGCCCGTGCTCGTCGCCGACCGGCACATGGCGGCGGCGCTCGCCGAGCGGGTGCCTGCCGAGCTCGAGCCGCTGCTCGACGCGCACTGGCCCGGCCCGCTCACGGTGATCCTGCGCGCCCAGCCCTCGCTCACGTGGGACCTCGGCGACACGGGCGGCACCGTCGCGATCCGCGTGCCCGACCACCCCATCGCGATCGGCCTGCTGCGCGAGACAGGCCCGCTCGCCGTCTCGAGCGCCAACCTCCACGGCATGCCCGCGCCCACCGAGGCCGCGGCGGCCGCCGAGATGCTCGGCGACCGCGTGGCGCTCGTGCTCGACGCCGGCACCGTCGGCGGAGCGGCAGCGCCGGGGGAGCAGAACGGCTCGACGATCCTCGACTGCTCGACCGACGGCGTCGCCCGCATCGTGCGCCAGGGGGTGCTGCCGCGCGCGACGATCGCCGCCGCGCTCGGCGACCTGCTCGCCTCGGGGTGA
- the prmC gene encoding peptide chain release factor N(5)-glutamine methyltransferase: MHPSSVSDAVRDARARLSAVGIDGPDAELLAAWASGSSFGELRVDMAMGRAFEADALARFARAVARREAREPLQHITGTAPFRHVDLLVGPGVFTPRPETELLVDVALRHLRRAEAPLVLDVGTGSGAVAIAIARESGARVVAVERSPAAYVWARRNFDELAPDAALVHADARDLAALASVGVTPGSLTAFVSNPPYVPDASVPLDHEVRGFDPHAALYSGADGLDLIRSLAPLAADLLAPGGLVAFEHAEHQGEAIREMLADAGFTQARTLQDLAGRDRVTTAIR, encoded by the coding sequence GTGCATCCCTCCTCCGTCTCCGACGCCGTGCGCGACGCCCGCGCCCGGCTCTCCGCGGTCGGCATCGACGGTCCCGACGCCGAGCTGCTCGCCGCGTGGGCGTCGGGCTCGTCGTTCGGCGAGCTGCGCGTCGACATGGCGATGGGCCGTGCGTTCGAGGCGGATGCGCTCGCGCGGTTCGCGCGCGCCGTCGCGCGTCGCGAGGCCCGCGAGCCGCTCCAGCACATCACGGGCACCGCGCCGTTCCGCCACGTCGACCTGCTCGTCGGCCCCGGGGTCTTCACGCCACGGCCCGAGACGGAGCTGCTCGTCGACGTCGCGCTCCGCCACCTCCGCCGGGCCGAGGCGCCACTCGTGCTCGACGTCGGCACGGGCAGCGGCGCCGTCGCGATCGCGATCGCGCGGGAGTCGGGCGCTCGCGTCGTGGCGGTCGAGCGGAGCCCCGCTGCGTACGTCTGGGCGCGCCGCAACTTCGATGAGCTCGCGCCCGACGCGGCGCTCGTGCACGCCGACGCGCGCGACCTCGCGGCGCTCGCCTCCGTGGGCGTCACGCCCGGCTCCCTGACGGCGTTCGTGAGCAACCCGCCCTACGTGCCCGACGCATCCGTGCCCCTCGACCACGAGGTGCGGGGCTTCGACCCGCACGCCGCCCTCTACTCCGGTGCCGACGGGCTCGACCTCATCCGCAGCCTCGCGCCGCTCGCCGCCGACCTGCTCGCGCCCGGCGGGCTCGTGGCGTTCGAGCATGCCGAGCACCAGGGGGAGGCGATCCGCGAGATGCTCGCGGATGCGGGCTTCACCCAGGCGAGGACGCTCCAGGATCTCGCCGGTCGAGACCGGGTGACGACCGCGATCCGCTGA
- the cysK gene encoding cysteine synthase A, which translates to MARIFDDITATIGGTPLVRLGRTNDTHATVLVKMESFNPAGSVKDRIGRAIIDAAEASGELQPGGTIVEGTSGNTGIALAFVGAARGYRVILSMPETMSVERRNILKAYGAELVLTPGPDGMRGAVERAQQIVAETPGAILARQFENEANVKVHRETTAEEIWADTDGDVDVFVSGVGTGGTVTGAGGRLKELKPELHLVAVEPADSPLLTKGQAGPHKIQGLGANFVPALLDTDVYDEVIDVELDDAVRVGRELAARDGIFAGISSGAIVWAALEIARRPESAGKTIVAVVCDTGERYLSMPIFADLA; encoded by the coding sequence ATGGCGCGCATCTTCGACGACATCACGGCCACGATCGGCGGCACTCCCCTCGTGCGGCTCGGCCGCACGAACGACACGCACGCGACCGTGCTCGTCAAGATGGAGTCCTTCAACCCCGCGGGTTCCGTGAAGGACCGCATCGGCCGCGCGATCATCGACGCCGCCGAGGCGTCGGGCGAGCTGCAGCCGGGTGGGACGATCGTCGAGGGCACGAGCGGCAACACGGGCATCGCACTCGCCTTCGTCGGCGCGGCCCGCGGCTACCGGGTGATCCTCTCGATGCCGGAGACGATGTCGGTGGAGCGGCGCAACATCCTCAAGGCCTACGGCGCCGAGCTCGTGCTCACGCCCGGCCCCGACGGCATGCGCGGCGCCGTGGAGCGCGCGCAGCAGATCGTCGCCGAGACGCCCGGCGCGATCCTCGCGCGCCAGTTCGAGAACGAGGCGAACGTCAAGGTGCACCGCGAGACGACCGCCGAGGAGATCTGGGCCGACACCGACGGCGACGTCGACGTCTTCGTCTCGGGCGTGGGCACGGGCGGCACGGTCACGGGCGCGGGCGGCCGCCTCAAGGAGCTCAAGCCCGAGCTGCACCTCGTCGCCGTCGAGCCCGCGGATTCGCCGCTGCTGACCAAGGGCCAGGCGGGCCCGCACAAGATCCAGGGGCTCGGCGCGAACTTCGTGCCGGCGCTGCTCGACACCGACGTCTACGACGAGGTGATCGACGTCGAGCTCGACGACGCCGTGCGCGTCGGCCGCGAGCTCGCGGCGCGGGACGGCATCTTCGCCGGCATCTCCTCGGGCGCGATCGTGTGGGCCGCGCTCGAGATCGCGCGCCGCCCCGAGTCGGCCGGCAAGACGATCGTCGCGGTCGTGTGCGACACGGGCGAGCGCTACCTCTCGATGCCGATCTTCGCCGACCTGGCCTGA
- the epsC gene encoding serine O-acetyltransferase EpsC — MGLLNIREDIENAKRHDPAARGALTIALTYSTLHAVWAHRIHHRLWHAGARSLARAGSQVARFMTGVEIHPGARLGRRFFIDHGMGVVIGETAETGDDVMLYHGVTLGGTANAAVKRHPTLGHRVLVGAGAKILGPIALGDDVKVGANAVVLKDAPSGVTLVGMPAKPVGGTSPAELPHIEYSI, encoded by the coding sequence GTGGGCCTGCTCAACATCCGCGAGGACATCGAGAACGCGAAGCGGCACGACCCCGCCGCTCGCGGCGCGCTGACGATCGCGCTCACCTACTCGACCCTGCACGCGGTGTGGGCCCACCGCATCCATCACCGCCTCTGGCACGCCGGTGCGCGCTCGCTCGCGCGCGCCGGCAGCCAGGTCGCGCGGTTCATGACCGGGGTCGAGATCCACCCGGGCGCGCGACTCGGGCGGCGGTTCTTCATCGACCACGGCATGGGCGTCGTCATCGGCGAGACGGCCGAGACCGGCGATGACGTCATGCTCTACCACGGCGTCACGCTCGGCGGCACGGCGAACGCTGCGGTCAAGCGCCACCCGACGCTCGGGCACCGCGTGCTCGTCGGGGCCGGCGCGAAGATCCTCGGACCGATCGCGCTCGGCGACGACGTCAAGGTGGGCGCGAACGCCGTCGTCCTGAAGGACGCGCCGTCTGGCGTCACGCTCGTCGGCATGCCCGCGAAGCCGGTCGGCGGCACGTCGCCCGCGGAGCTGCCGCACATCGAGTACTCGATCTGA
- a CDS encoding multidrug efflux SMR transporter has protein sequence MRRGTAWAVLLVSAVLEAVWATALGQSEGFSRPVPTVVFAIAAVASFIGLERAVQTIPLATGYAVWTGVGGALTVIWALATGAQPWNPLMLLFLAGILVAVAGLALTERSDPAEATASAATARPSGAAGP, from the coding sequence ATGCGCCGCGGAACCGCGTGGGCCGTGCTGCTCGTGAGCGCCGTGCTCGAGGCCGTCTGGGCGACGGCGCTCGGGCAGTCGGAGGGCTTCTCGCGGCCCGTGCCGACGGTCGTGTTCGCGATCGCGGCGGTCGCGAGCTTCATCGGCCTCGAGCGGGCGGTGCAGACGATCCCGCTCGCGACGGGCTACGCCGTCTGGACGGGCGTGGGTGGCGCGCTCACGGTGATCTGGGCGCTCGCGACCGGCGCGCAGCCCTGGAACCCGCTCATGCTGCTCTTCCTCGCCGGCATCCTCGTCGCGGTCGCCGGCCTCGCGCTCACCGAGCGCTCGGACCCAGCCGAGGCCACCGCGTCCGCCGCCACCGCCCGGCCGTCCGGCGCCGCAGGCCCGTGA
- a CDS encoding SMR family transporter, translating to MSWVILIASGLLEAVWAAAMQSSKGFRKWRPTVLFVVAMAASMGGLAWAMLEIATGTAYAVWVGVGAVATVVLQVARGKERLTLVRSLLLVLLVGCLVGLKLVS from the coding sequence ATGTCTTGGGTGATCCTGATCGCCTCCGGCCTCCTCGAGGCCGTCTGGGCGGCTGCGATGCAGTCGTCGAAGGGCTTCCGCAAGTGGCGGCCGACCGTGCTGTTCGTCGTCGCGATGGCCGCGTCGATGGGCGGGCTCGCGTGGGCGATGCTCGAGATCGCGACAGGCACGGCGTATGCGGTGTGGGTCGGCGTGGGAGCGGTCGCGACCGTGGTCCTGCAGGTCGCGCGCGGCAAGGAGCGGCTGACGCTCGTGCGCTCGCTGCTGCTCGTGCTGCTCGTCGGCTGCCTCGTCGGCCTGAAGCTGGTGAGCTGA